The segment AAGGTGGCGGCCCACTGGTACGGGGCGCCGAGTACGGGTTCGGCCCATACCTGCCAGCCCATGAGGTCCGGGCGCGGGTCGGCATCCTGGATCTCCGCCGGGGCGGGTCCCCAGGTGAAGCCGGCCGACAGGCCGGGATCCCAGGCGGTGGTCTCGGGCCGGTCCACATCGCGGGCCCAGCCGAGCGCGGTCAACGCGTCGAGGACGGCCTCGGGGCCGTCGTAGTTGAGGGCCGGGTCGGTGCGTGCCTCGACGGCGAGGAGGAAGTCCGCAACGGCTTCGTGCGGGGTGCCTGCGGTGAAGTAGGCGTTCCACTCGGCCAGCGCGCTGTCGGCGGCGGGTCGGGCAGAGACCTGCCAGGCGACGGGGAGGTTCCCGAGATGGAACAGGTTGTCGGTCAGGATCCATTCGGCACCGCACAGTCGGCCCGGGCTGAGGAACAGCCAGGTGCTGCGGGCGGTGGTCCAGCTGGTCCAGCCCGCCTCCGTGAGCAGGCCGGTGATCCGGTCGGCGAGGATGCCGTCGTCGCCGGCCAGGTGGCGGGGGGTGACCCAGTACGCCGGGCCGGCGGGGTTGGGGGTGGACGGGTAGCGGGGGTGGTGCGGGTTCAGCAGCGCCTCCAGGCGGGTGCGGTACGGGTCACTGGTCGGCGCCT is part of the Streptomyces katrae genome and harbors:
- a CDS encoding DUF317 domain-containing protein, producing the protein MEALLNPHHPRYPSTPNPAGPAYWVTPRHLAGDDGILADRITGLLTEAGWTSWTTARSTWLFLSPGRLCGAEWILTDNLFHLGNLPVAWQVSARPAADSALAEWNAYFTAGTPHEAVADFLLAVEARTDPALNYDGPEAVLDALTALGWARDVDRPETTAWDPGLSAGFTWGPAPAEIQDADPRPDLMGWQVWAEPVLGAPYQWAATFSPSVPHDLVAAFAASLASPAPVLRRTLPEGTEGRLILTRAH